The following coding sequences lie in one Mus musculus strain C57BL/6J chromosome 11, GRCm38.p6 C57BL/6J genomic window:
- the Pgap3 gene encoding post-GPI attachment to proteins factor 3 isoform X2 produces the protein MWFTVGLYLQEGHRVPQFHGKWPFSRFLFIQEPASAVASLLNGLASLVMLCRYRASVPASSPMYHTCMAFAWVSLNAWFWSTVFHTRDTDLTEKMDYFCASAVILHSVYLCCVRTVGLQHPSVASAFGALLLLLLTGHISYLSLVHFDYGYNMMANVAIGLVNLAWWLVWCLRNRQRLPHTRRCMVVVVLLQGLSLLELLDFPPLFWVLDAHAIWHISTIPVHTLFFRFLEDDSLYLLKESGAMFKLD, from the exons ATGTGGTTCACTGTTGGCCTCTACCTTCAGGAGGGCCACAGAGTGCCTCAGTTCCATGGCAAG TGGCCCTTCTCCCGGTTCCTGTTCATCCAAGAGCCAGCTTCTGCCGTGGCCTCACTCCTCAATGGCCTGGCCAGCCTGGTGATGCTCTGCCGCTATCGCGCCTCTGTGCCAGCCTCCTCCCCCATGTACCATACCTGCATGGCCTTCGCTTGG GTGTCTCTCAATGCTTGGTTCTGGTCCACAGTCTTCCATACCAGGGACACTGACCTCACAGAG AAGATGGACTACTTCTGCGCTTCAGCTGTCATCCTGCATTCTGTTTACCTGTGCTGTGTCAG GACCGTGGGACTACAGCACCCGTCTGTGGCCAGTGCCTTCGgtgccctgctgctgctgctgctgacaggACACATATCCTACCTGAGCCTTGTCCATTTCGACTACGGCTACAACATGATGGCCAACGTGGCTATCG GCCTGGTGAACCTGGCGTGGTGGCTGGTCTGGTGCCTACGGAACCGCCAGCGCCTCCCTCACACCCGCAGGTGTATGGTGGTGGTAGTGCTGCTGCAGGGGCTGTCCCTGCTGGAATTGCTTGACTTCCCGCCCCTCTTCTGGGTCCTGGACGCCCACGCCATCTGGCACATCAGCACCATCCCGGTCCACACCCTCTTTTTCAG GTTTCTGGAAGATGACAGCTTGTACCTACTGAAGGAATCTGGAGCCATGTTCAAGCTGGACTAA
- the Pgap3 gene encoding post-GPI attachment to proteins factor 3 precursor, which yields MAKRTAPLLLLTLAVGLAGGSQGDREPVYRDCVLRCEERNCSGDALKHFRSRQPIYMSLAGWTCRDDCKYECMWFTVGLYLQEGHRVPQFHGKWPFSRFLFIQEPASAVASLLNGLASLVMLCRYRASVPASSPMYHTCMAFAWVSLNAWFWSTVFHTRDTDLTEKMDYFCASAVILHSVYLCCVRTVGLQHPSVASAFGALLLLLLTGHISYLSLVHFDYGYNMMANVAIGLVNLAWWLVWCLRNRQRLPHTRRCMVVVVLLQGLSLLELLDFPPLFWVLDAHAIWHISTIPVHTLFFRFLEDDSLYLLKESGAMFKLD from the exons ATGGCCAAGCGGACGGCGCCGCTGCTGCTGCTAACCTTGGCAGTGGGACTCGCGGGGGGTTCCCAGGGCGACCGCGAGCCCGTGTACCGCGACTGCGTGCTCCGATGCGAGGAACGGAACTGTTCGGGAGACGCACTGAAGCACTTCCGCTCCCGCCAGCCAATCTACATGAGCCTAGCTG GCTGGACCTGTCGGGACGACTGCAAGTATGAGTGTATGTGGTTCACTGTTGGCCTCTACCTTCAGGAGGGCCACAGAGTGCCTCAGTTCCATGGCAAG TGGCCCTTCTCCCGGTTCCTGTTCATCCAAGAGCCAGCTTCTGCCGTGGCCTCACTCCTCAATGGCCTGGCCAGCCTGGTGATGCTCTGCCGCTATCGCGCCTCTGTGCCAGCCTCCTCCCCCATGTACCATACCTGCATGGCCTTCGCTTGG GTGTCTCTCAATGCTTGGTTCTGGTCCACAGTCTTCCATACCAGGGACACTGACCTCACAGAG AAGATGGACTACTTCTGCGCTTCAGCTGTCATCCTGCATTCTGTTTACCTGTGCTGTGTCAG GACCGTGGGACTACAGCACCCGTCTGTGGCCAGTGCCTTCGgtgccctgctgctgctgctgctgacaggACACATATCCTACCTGAGCCTTGTCCATTTCGACTACGGCTACAACATGATGGCCAACGTGGCTATCG GCCTGGTGAACCTGGCGTGGTGGCTGGTCTGGTGCCTACGGAACCGCCAGCGCCTCCCTCACACCCGCAGGTGTATGGTGGTGGTAGTGCTGCTGCAGGGGCTGTCCCTGCTGGAATTGCTTGACTTCCCGCCCCTCTTCTGGGTCCTGGACGCCCACGCCATCTGGCACATCAGCACCATCCCGGTCCACACCCTCTTTTTCAG GTTTCTGGAAGATGACAGCTTGTACCTACTGAAGGAATCTGGAGCCATGTTCAAGCTGGACTAA
- the Pgap3 gene encoding post-GPI attachment to proteins factor 3 isoform X1, translated as MAKRTAPLLLLTLAVGLAGGSQGDREPVYRDCVLRCEERNCSGDALKHFRSRQPIYMSLAGWTCRDDCKYECMWFTVGLYLQEGHRVPQFHGKVSLNAWFWSTVFHTRDTDLTEKMDYFCASAVILHSVYLCCVRTVGLQHPSVASAFGALLLLLLTGHISYLSLVHFDYGYNMMANVAIGLVNLAWWLVWCLRNRQRLPHTRRCMVVVVLLQGLSLLELLDFPPLFWVLDAHAIWHISTIPVHTLFFRFLEDDSLYLLKESGAMFKLD; from the exons ATGGCCAAGCGGACGGCGCCGCTGCTGCTGCTAACCTTGGCAGTGGGACTCGCGGGGGGTTCCCAGGGCGACCGCGAGCCCGTGTACCGCGACTGCGTGCTCCGATGCGAGGAACGGAACTGTTCGGGAGACGCACTGAAGCACTTCCGCTCCCGCCAGCCAATCTACATGAGCCTAGCTG GCTGGACCTGTCGGGACGACTGCAAGTATGAGTGTATGTGGTTCACTGTTGGCCTCTACCTTCAGGAGGGCCACAGAGTGCCTCAGTTCCATGGCAAG GTGTCTCTCAATGCTTGGTTCTGGTCCACAGTCTTCCATACCAGGGACACTGACCTCACAGAG AAGATGGACTACTTCTGCGCTTCAGCTGTCATCCTGCATTCTGTTTACCTGTGCTGTGTCAG GACCGTGGGACTACAGCACCCGTCTGTGGCCAGTGCCTTCGgtgccctgctgctgctgctgctgacaggACACATATCCTACCTGAGCCTTGTCCATTTCGACTACGGCTACAACATGATGGCCAACGTGGCTATCG GCCTGGTGAACCTGGCGTGGTGGCTGGTCTGGTGCCTACGGAACCGCCAGCGCCTCCCTCACACCCGCAGGTGTATGGTGGTGGTAGTGCTGCTGCAGGGGCTGTCCCTGCTGGAATTGCTTGACTTCCCGCCCCTCTTCTGGGTCCTGGACGCCCACGCCATCTGGCACATCAGCACCATCCCGGTCCACACCCTCTTTTTCAG GTTTCTGGAAGATGACAGCTTGTACCTACTGAAGGAATCTGGAGCCATGTTCAAGCTGGACTAA